A single window of uncultured Methanospirillum sp. DNA harbors:
- a CDS encoding methionine synthase, giving the protein MKPFIPGQILPTTVVGSFPAEPQRTLRSLLDPFHEAVCQAVDAQISAGITIISDGQVRGDMIGTFASRLPGISGKDVIGKVMPSGQTITTKDTRYARTRHQYVKGLVTGPSTLSHGLHLSTANYRSRDELIPDIAEALATEARALGEVGITMLQIDEPIFSTGVADLDLGRKAIEQIVRQVSVPVCLHVCGPLSRIINEYVRMPVQVLDFEGSVDPENLSSLSSQDLKGKYIGYGCVDSSTPKLEDLETVITRIRAGVEELGAERLILDPDCGLRMLPQDVAYAKLSRLCEAAAAVRAETGTDDHQ; this is encoded by the coding sequence ATGAAACCCTTCATCCCCGGCCAGATCCTCCCGACTACGGTAGTCGGGAGTTTCCCTGCCGAACCACAACGGACGCTCAGGAGTCTGCTGGATCCGTTCCATGAGGCGGTCTGCCAGGCTGTAGATGCACAGATCTCGGCAGGGATCACCATCATCTCAGACGGGCAGGTGAGGGGGGATATGATAGGGACGTTTGCCTCACGACTCCCGGGAATCAGTGGAAAGGATGTCATCGGCAAGGTGATGCCATCCGGACAGACGATAACCACTAAAGATACCAGGTATGCCCGGACCCGGCATCAGTATGTCAAAGGACTTGTGACCGGCCCCTCCACCCTCTCTCATGGGTTGCACCTAAGCACAGCGAACTACCGGTCCCGTGATGAGTTGATACCAGATATCGCAGAGGCCCTTGCCACTGAAGCGCGCGCACTTGGAGAGGTAGGGATCACAATGCTCCAGATCGACGAGCCGATCTTCTCAACCGGGGTTGCAGATCTCGATCTGGGAAGGAAGGCGATCGAACAGATTGTTCGGCAGGTTTCAGTGCCGGTCTGTCTCCATGTGTGTGGGCCACTCTCCAGGATCATCAACGAGTATGTCAGAATGCCGGTTCAGGTACTCGACTTTGAAGGAAGTGTAGACCCTGAAAACCTCTCTTCCCTCTCATCCCAGGACCTGAAGGGCAAGTACATAGGGTACGGGTGCGTGGACTCATCAACGCCAAAGCTTGAGGATCTGGAGACTGTCATTACCCGGATTCGGGCCGGAGTGGAAGAACTCGGGGCCGAGCGGCTTATTCTCGATCCTGACTGTGGTCTCAGGATGCTGCCGCAGGATGTGGCATATGCCAAGTTGTCGCGGCTCTGCGAAGCGGCCGCAGCAGTCAGGGCTGAAACCGGTACCGATGATCATCAGTAA
- the aspS gene encoding aspartate--tRNA(Asn) ligase codes for MRVPINTITPESSTADITGWAHEIRDLGGLAFLLLRDRTGIIQVTVPKKKAAPEVVEALKDISRESVVRVTGTVKPEGKAPGGREVIPDRIEVVSKAATPLPLDVAEKVPAELDTRLDNRFLDARRPRVSAVFKIRSAVQHATRNFLFDNDFIEITTSKIVAAATEGGTELFPIAYFEKEAFLNQSPQLYKQMMMAAGFEKVYEIGPIFRAEEHNTTKHLNEATSIDVEVSFATHEDVMQVLEDLVRSVYSFVDTNCGTAIADLEIDSFAVPEKNFPRLSYTDAIEIASKGMEEPIKFGDDIGTAAERAIGEEMGRHYFIVDWPSSIRPYYAMPYENEPEICKAFDMMHPRMELSSGAQRVHQHDLLVSQIAKKGLNPDNFEFYLSPFKYGMPPHAGWGLGADRLVATMLGLQNVREAVLFPRDRHRVVP; via the coding sequence ATGCGAGTCCCTATCAATACTATCACCCCTGAGTCATCCACAGCAGATATTACCGGATGGGCACACGAGATCCGTGATCTCGGTGGCCTTGCGTTTCTCCTCCTCAGAGACAGGACCGGAATCATCCAGGTTACTGTGCCCAAGAAGAAAGCAGCACCCGAAGTTGTCGAGGCACTCAAGGATATATCCCGTGAATCGGTAGTCAGGGTAACCGGGACCGTCAAGCCGGAAGGGAAGGCTCCAGGAGGCCGAGAGGTCATCCCTGACCGGATAGAGGTTGTCAGTAAAGCAGCAACCCCGCTCCCGCTCGATGTTGCAGAGAAGGTCCCTGCCGAACTGGACACCAGGCTCGACAACCGGTTCCTTGACGCCAGGCGCCCCCGGGTGAGTGCAGTCTTCAAGATCCGCAGTGCAGTTCAACACGCAACCCGTAACTTCCTCTTTGACAACGATTTCATCGAGATCACAACCTCCAAGATCGTTGCTGCAGCAACAGAGGGAGGCACTGAGCTCTTCCCTATTGCATACTTTGAGAAGGAGGCATTTCTCAACCAGAGCCCGCAGCTCTACAAACAGATGATGATGGCTGCAGGGTTTGAGAAGGTCTACGAGATCGGCCCGATCTTCAGGGCAGAGGAGCACAATACAACAAAGCACCTCAACGAGGCCACCTCTATAGATGTTGAGGTCTCATTCGCCACCCATGAGGACGTCATGCAGGTGCTTGAAGATCTTGTCAGGTCAGTCTACTCGTTCGTTGATACAAACTGCGGCACTGCGATCGCAGACCTTGAGATCGACTCGTTCGCTGTCCCTGAGAAGAACTTCCCCCGGCTTTCATACACTGATGCGATCGAAATCGCTAGCAAGGGTATGGAAGAGCCGATCAAATTCGGTGATGATATCGGCACCGCTGCCGAGAGGGCTATCGGCGAAGAGATGGGCAGGCATTACTTCATTGTGGACTGGCCCAGCTCTATCAGACCATACTACGCAATGCCGTACGAGAACGAACCTGAGATTTGTAAGGCATTTGATATGATGCACCCGAGAATGGAACTCTCGAGCGGTGCACAGCGTGTTCACCAGCATGATCTCCTCGTCTCGCAGATCGCAAAGAAAGGTTTGAACCCTGACAACTTTGAGTTCTACTTAAGTCCGTTCAAGTACGGTATGCCTCCGCATGCTGGATGGGGTCTTGGTGCTGACCGGCTGGTTGCAACGATGCTCGGGCTCCAGAATGTCAGGGAAGCAGTTCTGTTCCCACGCGACCGGCACCGTGTTGTCCCCTGA
- a CDS encoding DUF2079 domain-containing protein, translating into MESGLTSFISGKNEIRRSFLIMGILITLYCFAMGVLATLIHSCYISTHDLAIFDQSFWMTVHQGEFFTNTVDTIYHCSFGAHNSPILIILLPFFLVFQHPLFFTYAGIILVGTAAIPLFCISRTFFDENRSYLIVIVYLLSPAIHGINLYNFSTICFVPLLFFLCWHGLVSNRWKLYLLAGLLLVLVREDVALLAGMTGVYGLFFSKNRTGNLKICHLILIVFALLFAVFSMLVVIPHFSPASSLSSQYTNNLVENFPLYGKQRAILFTETFAPLLFIPFAAPEILLVGAFQFLEVFLSPTYSFLDLQYHYPGMFEPVVILATLYGLYHINQRIQIAGRENWSRYIGYALLVGSIIGFVVVSPFIAYVTVIPDYLDQKHSEKFNLLDSIIAHIPDDAAIITQDNVIPHLAQRKEAYQYGYHPDADFVIIETSTGYANYFASDIHKYQNWTRLIKKNDIVVLSNPAKPVLQTYLRGL; encoded by the coding sequence ATGGAGTCCGGGCTGACCTCTTTCATCTCTGGCAAAAATGAGATCAGAAGATCATTTTTGATCATGGGAATCCTCATCACATTATATTGTTTTGCGATGGGAGTACTGGCAACCCTCATACATTCATGTTATATTTCAACTCATGACCTGGCAATTTTTGATCAGTCATTCTGGATGACAGTACACCAGGGGGAGTTCTTTACCAATACGGTAGATACGATTTATCATTGCTCATTCGGGGCTCATAACTCACCAATTTTGATTATCCTGCTTCCATTTTTCCTCGTGTTCCAGCATCCATTATTTTTTACTTATGCAGGTATCATTCTGGTTGGAACTGCGGCGATTCCGTTGTTCTGTATATCCAGAACATTCTTTGATGAAAACAGATCCTATCTTATCGTTATCGTGTACCTTCTTTCTCCTGCAATACACGGGATAAATTTATACAACTTTTCTACGATCTGCTTTGTCCCTCTTCTTTTTTTTCTGTGCTGGCATGGACTTGTCAGCAACAGGTGGAAACTGTACCTTCTTGCAGGTCTTTTACTCGTACTTGTCAGAGAAGATGTGGCCCTTCTTGCCGGAATGACAGGAGTTTATGGCCTTTTCTTTTCAAAAAACAGAACCGGCAATTTAAAAATCTGTCATCTGATTCTGATCGTTTTTGCGTTACTATTTGCAGTATTCTCAATGCTGGTGGTCATCCCTCACTTCTCCCCTGCATCATCACTCTCCTCGCAGTATACAAACAATCTTGTTGAGAACTTTCCACTCTATGGAAAACAGCGAGCGATTTTGTTTACTGAAACATTTGCCCCGCTGCTTTTCATTCCATTTGCAGCACCAGAGATCCTGCTGGTAGGGGCATTCCAGTTTCTGGAAGTGTTCCTCTCTCCGACGTACTCTTTCCTTGATTTACAGTACCATTATCCGGGAATGTTCGAACCAGTAGTCATTCTGGCAACTCTGTATGGATTATATCATATCAATCAGAGAATCCAGATTGCAGGCAGGGAAAACTGGTCACGATATATCGGATATGCTCTGCTGGTGGGATCAATAATCGGTTTTGTGGTTGTCAGCCCGTTTATTGCATACGTAACAGTCATTCCGGATTATCTTGATCAGAAACATTCAGAAAAATTTAATCTGCTTGACTCAATTATCGCCCATATTCCCGACGATGCCGCCATAATCACACAGGATAATGTGATACCCCATCTGGCACAGAGGAAGGAGGCATACCAGTATGGGTATCATCCTGATGCCGATTTTGTTATTATTGAGACCAGTACCGGATATGCAAACTATTTCGCTTCTGATATTCATAAATATCAGAACTGGACCCGTCTAATAAAGAAAAATGACATTGTCGTTCTTTCCAATCCGGCTAAACCAGTTCTCCAGACCTATCTCCGGGGATTATAA
- a CDS encoding amidohydrolase, whose protein sequence is MSACVHDPDLFKREGSILITGTRIGDRIADIFIDETGTIRDIGEGIGKKCKGEAEHQISAEKTLAIPGLVNAHTHAAMTLLRGYADDMHLQQWLSEKIWPLEAHLTGEDVYWGTKLACLEMIRSGTVAFNDMYFFMEEAAKAVDESGIRAVLCHGFITFGLPEKFEAEVKATEKLVAHIRGMNNPRITPAVGPHAPYTVPPEHLEWCGSYSRDEDIMLHIHLSETEQEVLDCKKAHGVTPAALLDRCGCLSERTLAAHGCWLEDADCRLLAERGSHVAHNPVSNMKLATGRAMPYPALRDAGVNVALATDGCSSNNNLDMLEEMKVAAIGQKFFWKQDTLLPAEEALAMATTCGARALGIPGGSLAAGQQADIVLVSLDHPSMVPLHNPVSNLVYAASGGLVSTVLCNGRVLMHDKEIPGEADILAGAAQAASGLLSRAAEK, encoded by the coding sequence ATGAGTGCGTGTGTACATGACCCTGATCTCTTCAAAAGGGAGGGATCGATCCTCATCACCGGAACCAGGATCGGAGATCGGATCGCTGACATCTTCATTGATGAGACCGGCACGATCCGCGATATCGGTGAGGGAATCGGAAAAAAGTGTAAGGGAGAGGCAGAGCACCAGATCTCGGCAGAAAAGACACTTGCCATTCCCGGGCTTGTCAACGCCCACACGCATGCTGCGATGACCCTTCTGCGGGGATATGCTGATGATATGCACCTGCAGCAATGGCTTTCAGAGAAGATCTGGCCACTAGAAGCCCATCTCACCGGCGAGGACGTGTACTGGGGAACAAAACTCGCCTGTCTTGAGATGATCAGGAGCGGAACGGTTGCGTTCAACGATATGTACTTCTTCATGGAAGAGGCTGCAAAAGCGGTTGACGAGAGTGGAATTCGTGCTGTCCTCTGCCATGGGTTCATCACCTTCGGGCTGCCTGAAAAGTTTGAGGCCGAAGTGAAGGCGACCGAGAAACTGGTTGCCCACATCAGAGGGATGAACAACCCGCGCATCACTCCGGCTGTCGGGCCTCATGCCCCGTACACTGTTCCGCCCGAGCATCTGGAATGGTGTGGATCGTACAGCAGGGATGAGGATATCATGCTCCATATCCACCTGAGCGAGACTGAACAGGAGGTACTTGACTGCAAGAAGGCACACGGTGTCACTCCCGCAGCACTTCTTGACCGGTGTGGATGCCTGTCCGAGCGGACGCTCGCTGCACACGGTTGCTGGCTTGAGGATGCAGACTGCCGGCTGCTGGCAGAACGTGGATCCCACGTCGCCCATAATCCGGTGAGCAACATGAAACTCGCAACCGGACGTGCCATGCCGTATCCAGCCCTCCGGGATGCCGGGGTGAATGTCGCCCTAGCAACCGACGGATGTTCATCGAACAACAACCTGGACATGCTTGAGGAGATGAAGGTCGCTGCAATCGGCCAGAAGTTCTTCTGGAAGCAGGATACCCTCCTTCCGGCAGAGGAGGCTCTGGCCATGGCAACTACATGTGGTGCCAGGGCTCTTGGCATCCCCGGTGGTTCGCTGGCAGCCGGACAGCAGGCAGACATTGTACTGGTCTCACTCGATCACCCCTCGATGGTCCCGCTCCATAACCCTGTCTCCAACCTGGTGTATGCAGCATCAGGCGGATTAGTCAGCACCGTACTCTGCAACGGGCGGGTGCTGATGCATGACAAAGAGATCCCGGGTGAGGCTGATATCCTTGCAGGAGCAGCACAGGCTGCATCAGGTCTCTTGAGCCGGGCAGCAGAAAAATAA
- a CDS encoding MarR family transcriptional regulator: MRIPGLNGQQVLAAAVLISAVFFLGVKLLNPTPLVIWSTGTDFVIQTEHIGDVYTITDVAIIICASLVVCASALILLFYDQIHIVASPLPVQTKSSEPEVPLPSPLEERRRKWEAVLPTLKEDQQLIYQSILDADGLIPQSDIVEKTGLSKSNVSRTLDILESMGLIERRRRGMGNIILLK; this comes from the coding sequence ATGCGTATCCCAGGTCTGAACGGTCAGCAGGTTCTTGCAGCTGCAGTATTAATATCAGCGGTCTTCTTTCTCGGTGTAAAACTCCTGAATCCTACTCCTCTCGTCATCTGGAGCACAGGGACGGACTTCGTCATCCAGACCGAACATATCGGGGATGTATATACCATCACTGATGTTGCCATCATCATCTGTGCATCCCTTGTGGTCTGCGCGAGTGCACTGATCCTGCTCTTTTACGATCAGATCCATATTGTCGCCTCTCCACTACCGGTCCAGACAAAATCATCAGAGCCCGAGGTCCCGTTGCCGTCCCCTCTTGAAGAGCGACGACGCAAGTGGGAGGCAGTGCTTCCAACACTCAAGGAGGATCAGCAGCTCATCTACCAGAGTATTCTGGATGCTGACGGGCTCATCCCCCAGAGTGATATCGTGGAGAAGACCGGGCTTTCCAAGTCAAACGTCAGCAGAACGCTTGACATTCTTGAGAGTATGGGGCTTATCGAGAGAAGGCGCAGAGGAATGGGGAATATCATTCTCCTGAAATAA
- a CDS encoding class I adenylate-forming enzyme family protein encodes MFNITSFLDIHVREHPDKIALVHPSRNISYTWRELHNAILCTAGGFKEIGIRTGDRVILFLDSSADYLISYFALWRIGAVVVPANIVYQEDELRYVTEDSGACAIITDTNGRAIADRVAKSLGISRVLISGETGEDSLEHFRLSAPLRYPHPCHPDDLSQIQYTSGTTGRPKGAMLTQGGWMAALEAERDALELRGDDVYLGIYPMGHVGISWGISVLKQGGTWVILERFQLDKYMALVKEFKVTVLSSMPPVIHSIMETSPETDSNLVSVRRIISGGGPMHSPTWRAFHHRFGIPVINAYGLSETIVIGSGTVIRPEHYPEADEYNSVGTPVGYTEIRVVHEDDPSITLPDTQAGEIAIRGPAVALGYWQKPEETAAVFLPDGWFLTGDVGYIDKNGMLVITDRKKDMIIMSGWKIYPTEVENSLILHPDIADIAIFGCPDEEKGEIPAAAVVPKAGCTVTHESLVAFARKHLAGYKIPRKTIIVGNLPRVGGWKLLRRQLRDQYCQI; translated from the coding sequence ATGTTCAATATCACCTCTTTTCTCGATATCCATGTCCGTGAACATCCTGATAAAATAGCACTCGTTCATCCGTCCAGAAATATCTCGTATACCTGGAGAGAACTGCACAATGCCATCCTGTGTACAGCTGGTGGATTCAAAGAGATCGGTATCCGGACCGGTGATCGTGTTATCCTTTTTCTGGACAGTTCAGCAGATTACCTGATCTCATACTTTGCACTCTGGAGAATCGGAGCGGTGGTTGTTCCTGCAAATATCGTATACCAGGAGGATGAACTCAGATACGTTACTGAAGACTCTGGGGCCTGTGCCATCATAACTGACACCAATGGGAGAGCGATCGCAGATCGGGTTGCCAAAAGCCTTGGTATCTCACGGGTCCTGATATCCGGAGAAACCGGTGAGGACTCTCTGGAGCATTTTCGTTTGTCTGCCCCGCTCCGTTATCCTCATCCCTGCCACCCGGATGATCTCTCACAGATCCAGTACACATCCGGAACTACCGGAAGACCGAAAGGGGCCATGCTCACCCAGGGGGGTTGGATGGCAGCATTGGAGGCAGAGCGTGATGCACTAGAACTGAGAGGCGACGATGTTTACCTGGGAATTTACCCGATGGGACATGTGGGTATCAGCTGGGGCATCTCTGTTCTGAAACAAGGGGGAACCTGGGTCATTTTGGAACGGTTCCAATTAGATAAGTACATGGCTCTAGTAAAGGAATTCAAGGTCACGGTCCTCTCCTCCATGCCTCCGGTTATCCATAGTATCATGGAGACATCCCCGGAGACTGATTCAAACCTTGTATCAGTCAGGCGAATCATCAGTGGGGGAGGTCCGATGCATTCTCCCACCTGGCGGGCTTTCCATCATCGCTTCGGCATCCCAGTCATCAATGCCTACGGCCTGTCTGAAACCATTGTTATTGGATCAGGCACGGTTATCAGGCCAGAACATTATCCCGAGGCAGATGAGTACAACAGTGTGGGGACCCCGGTGGGATATACCGAAATTCGGGTGGTTCATGAAGACGACCCATCAATAACACTTCCTGATACACAAGCGGGTGAGATTGCAATCCGTGGCCCGGCTGTTGCACTCGGGTACTGGCAGAAACCTGAAGAGACTGCGGCAGTGTTCCTCCCGGATGGTTGGTTCCTCACCGGGGATGTCGGGTACATCGATAAGAACGGGATGCTGGTCATCACTGACCGTAAAAAGGATATGATCATCATGTCTGGCTGGAAGATCTACCCTACCGAGGTTGAAAACTCCCTGATTCTCCATCCAGACATCGCTGATATCGCAATCTTCGGCTGCCCTGATGAAGAGAAGGGTGAGATTCCTGCAGCAGCCGTAGTACCAAAGGCTGGGTGCACCGTCACCCACGAGAGCCTTGTGGCCTTTGCCAGAAAACATCTTGCAGGATACAAGATCCCACGAAAAACAATTATTGTGGGGAACCTTCCCCGGGTTGGAGGATGGAAACTGCTTCGCAGACAACTCCGGGATCAATACTGCCAGATCTGA